In bacterium 336/3, the following proteins share a genomic window:
- a CDS encoding Fur family transcriptional regulator codes for MLDNKLFEEVKKIFVAYLEKKELRKTPERFAILEEIYSRKDHFDVEELYISMKNKNYRVSRATVYNTLDLLVDCDLVTKHQFGKNLAQYEKSYGFKQHDHLLCVECHRVLEFCDPRLQQIQDMVGELMKFDILHHSLVFYGQCTNPTCDGKKEPKSTQKRKYEIED; via the coding sequence ATGCTTGATAACAAACTTTTTGAAGAAGTAAAGAAAATTTTCGTTGCTTATTTAGAGAAAAAAGAGCTTCGTAAAACACCTGAACGTTTTGCTATCTTAGAAGAAATTTATTCTCGAAAAGACCATTTTGATGTAGAGGAGCTGTATATCAGCATGAAAAATAAAAATTACCGAGTAAGCCGAGCTACTGTTTACAACACCCTCGATTTATTAGTGGATTGCGACTTGGTTACGAAACATCAATTTGGGAAAAATTTAGCTCAATATGAAAAATCGTATGGTTTCAAACAACATGACCATTTACTTTGTGTAGAGTGTCACAGAGTTCTTGAATTCTGCGACCCTCGTTTGCAACAAATCCAAGATATGGTAGGCGAATTGATGAAGTTTGATATCCTGCATCATTCATTAGTCTTCTATGGACAGTGTACCAACCCTACTTGTGATGGGAAAAAAGAACCAAAATCTACTCAAAAACGCAAATATGAAATAGAGGATTAA
- a CDS encoding ACP phosphodiesterase — protein sequence MNFLAHIYLSGDSLKIQIGNFIADSIKGKQFESFDDEIQKGIRLHRAIDAYTDQHPIVQQSTERLKETQKRYAPVAVDIFYDHFLAKNWENYHQEPLESFVNNFYENIQQYHDILPSEIQYMLPYMIRQNWLYNYQKMKGIERVFEGMNQRTSFQSNFLQAPQDLLTHYADFEQDFTLFFPELISFSKDFEKEI from the coding sequence TTGAATTTTTTAGCTCATATTTATCTTTCAGGCGATTCGCTTAAAATCCAAATCGGAAATTTCATTGCTGATTCTATCAAAGGTAAACAATTTGAAAGTTTTGATGATGAAATCCAAAAAGGGATTCGTTTGCATAGAGCCATTGATGCCTACACAGACCAACACCCTATTGTACAACAAAGTACCGAAAGACTCAAAGAAACGCAAAAAAGATATGCTCCTGTAGCTGTAGATATATTTTATGACCATTTTTTAGCTAAGAATTGGGAAAATTATCATCAAGAACCTTTGGAAAGTTTTGTAAATAATTTCTATGAGAATATACAGCAATATCATGATATTTTGCCTTCCGAAATTCAGTATATGCTCCCCTATATGATACGCCAAAATTGGCTTTATAACTATCAGAAAATGAAGGGAATTGAAAGAGTTTTTGAGGGAATGAATCAAAGGACAAGTTTTCAGTCTAATTTTTTACAAGCTCCTCAGGATTTACTCACGCATTATGCAGATTTTGAGCAAGATTTTACATTGTTTTTCCCTGAACTGATTAGTTTCTCTAAAGATTTTGAAAAGGAAATATAA
- a CDS encoding GTPase CgtA gives MGSPNFIDYVKINCRSGKGGAGSIHFRREKYIPNGGPDGGDGGRGGHIILKGNAQLWTLLHLKYRKHVKAKDGVNGQSANKKGADGEDVILEVPLGTVVKDPETEEILLEITTDGEEKILFSGGRGGMGNWHFKTPTKQAPHYAQPGEEGIEQWVILELKVLADVGLVGFPNAGKSTLLSVVSAAKPEIADYPFTTITPNLGVVKYREYQSFIMADIPGIIEGASEGKGLGLRFLRHIERNSILLFLVSAEVESLSKEYRILLNELKEYNPELLDKKHLLAVSKCDLIDEDQMKKLKRTLPKNVSAIFISALANQNIDTLKDMIWKTLEEENLVKEED, from the coding sequence ATGGGTTCTCCGAATTTCATAGATTACGTAAAAATAAATTGTCGCTCAGGAAAAGGTGGAGCTGGTTCGATTCATTTCAGAAGAGAGAAATATATTCCCAATGGTGGCCCCGATGGTGGTGATGGCGGACGTGGTGGACATATCATTTTAAAAGGCAATGCTCAACTTTGGACGCTTCTGCACCTAAAATATAGAAAGCATGTAAAAGCCAAAGATGGTGTCAATGGGCAAAGTGCCAACAAAAAAGGTGCTGATGGTGAGGATGTTATTTTAGAAGTTCCTCTTGGTACAGTCGTAAAAGACCCTGAAACTGAAGAAATTTTACTTGAAATTACCACAGATGGCGAAGAAAAAATTCTATTTTCTGGTGGACGTGGTGGTATGGGAAATTGGCATTTTAAAACCCCTACAAAACAAGCTCCTCATTATGCCCAACCTGGTGAAGAAGGCATTGAACAATGGGTAATTTTAGAATTAAAAGTTCTTGCAGACGTAGGTTTGGTAGGCTTCCCAAATGCAGGCAAATCTACACTTCTTTCTGTGGTTTCGGCTGCCAAGCCCGAAATTGCAGATTATCCGTTTACAACTATCACTCCAAATTTGGGCGTGGTAAAGTATAGAGAATACCAATCTTTTATCATGGCTGATATCCCTGGTATTATTGAAGGTGCTTCTGAAGGTAAAGGATTAGGCTTGAGATTTTTAAGACATATCGAACGAAACTCTATTTTGTTATTTCTTGTTTCAGCAGAAGTAGAGAGTCTCAGTAAAGAATATAGAATTTTATTGAATGAGCTCAAAGAGTATAATCCAGAGCTTTTGGATAAAAAACACCTGTTGGCTGTAAGTAAATGTGATTTGATAGATGAAGACCAAATGAAAAAACTGAAAAGAACACTTCCTAAAAATGTTTCTGCCATCTTTATTTCAGCACTTGCCAACCAGAATATTGATACACTCAAAGATATGATTTGGAAGACTCTGGAAGAAGAAAATTTGGTAAAAGAGGAAGATTAA
- a CDS encoding MFS transporter, giving the protein MNRSYTFPLIIIGIFFFIFGFVTWLNGILIPYLKIACELKTDVQAYLVTFAFYISYFVMALPSAGILNKIGFKNGMSLGLGVMALGAIIFIPAANTRTYELFLLGLFVQGTGLAILQTAANPYVAVLGNPESAAQRISIMGIANKVAGIISPVIVGTIILSDAGDVEKTLKTLEGNVRIEYLSTLSSKVIIPYAIMSSVLVLLALMLRFAKLPQIEESKTDTTDEKTPHTNILEYPQLVLGVIALFLYVGVEVMAGDTIAGYGKFWGFTDVKYFTSYTLVGMLVGYVIAIFTIPKYISQQKILTICAMLGVLFSLVAVFTEKETSIMAIALLGLANSVMWPAIFPLAIADLGKLTKTGSAMLIMAIAGGAVLPLLYGALADNKSIGLQNAYWLLVPAYLFIAYYGYKGYQKRKW; this is encoded by the coding sequence ATGAACCGTTCTTATACGTTCCCGCTTATTATTATTGGCATCTTCTTTTTTATTTTTGGCTTTGTTACATGGCTGAATGGTATTCTGATTCCCTATTTAAAAATAGCCTGCGAACTCAAAACAGATGTACAAGCTTATTTGGTAACTTTTGCTTTTTATATTTCATATTTTGTGATGGCATTGCCCTCTGCTGGAATTCTTAATAAAATAGGTTTTAAAAATGGAATGTCTTTGGGGCTTGGAGTCATGGCATTAGGGGCTATTATTTTTATACCTGCTGCCAATACTCGTACTTACGAGCTTTTTTTATTGGGTTTGTTTGTGCAGGGAACAGGTTTAGCCATTCTCCAAACGGCAGCCAATCCGTATGTAGCTGTTTTGGGTAACCCAGAAAGTGCTGCTCAACGCATCAGTATTATGGGAATTGCCAACAAAGTGGCAGGAATTATCAGCCCTGTGATAGTGGGAACAATTATTTTGTCTGATGCAGGTGATGTAGAAAAAACACTCAAAACTTTGGAGGGTAATGTTCGTATTGAGTATTTAAGTACTTTGTCTTCTAAAGTAATAATACCTTATGCTATTATGTCATCAGTATTGGTATTATTAGCTCTGATGCTCAGATTTGCCAAACTACCTCAAATAGAAGAATCTAAAACAGATACAACAGACGAAAAAACACCACATACCAATATTTTAGAGTATCCGCAACTCGTTTTGGGGGTAATCGCTTTGTTTTTGTATGTAGGGGTGGAGGTAATGGCTGGAGATACCATTGCAGGTTATGGTAAATTTTGGGGTTTTACGGATGTAAAGTATTTTACATCTTATACACTTGTAGGAATGCTCGTGGGTTATGTAATAGCTATTTTTACAATTCCCAAATATATTTCTCAGCAAAAAATATTGACTATCTGTGCTATGTTGGGTGTACTGTTTAGTCTGGTGGCTGTTTTTACAGAAAAAGAAACTTCTATCATGGCGATTGCCTTATTGGGTCTTGCAAATTCTGTGATGTGGCCTGCTATTTTCCCGCTTGCCATTGCCGATTTGGGCAAACTGACTAAAACAGGCTCTGCTATGCTGATTATGGCTATTGCAGGAGGGGCTGTTTTACCACTTTTGTATGGAGCTTTGGCAGATAATAAAAGTATTGGTCTGCAAAATGCCTATTGGCTTCTTGTACCAGCATACTTATTTATCGCTTATTATGGCTACAAGGGTTATCAGAAAAGGAAATGGTAG
- a CDS encoding alpha/beta hydrolase — translation MNFTLPDGNNLYYEVHGNSEAETSLLFLGGLSQTTIAWHAYIPAFKDNYQILLVDLMFQGQSDNPANFRSFQEHAQDIEHLLNHLAIKKLIPIGISYGGAVIMRLMHYFPQKIQKAVLMATFAHKTPFFDAIGTSWQRALDTGGYSLMLDVMLPFVLGRHYFQNPLIPIEMLKHMRVSNDLSVDRLSKLMMATAMSDDFRKELENIHIPTLVVCGSEDLLCTPEMHHNIVESLPNASYVEIEDIGHTLNLEAIPQTISLIKDFIQ, via the coding sequence ATGAACTTTACACTGCCCGATGGCAATAATTTGTACTACGAAGTACATGGCAACTCAGAAGCCGAAACAAGTTTACTATTTTTAGGTGGGCTTTCGCAAACAACCATAGCTTGGCATGCTTATATCCCTGCTTTTAAAGATAACTATCAAATCCTATTAGTAGATTTGATGTTCCAAGGGCAGTCTGATAACCCCGCCAATTTTAGGAGTTTCCAAGAACATGCTCAAGATATAGAACACCTCTTGAATCATCTTGCTATTAAAAAATTGATTCCTATAGGAATTTCTTATGGTGGGGCTGTCATCATGCGTTTGATGCATTATTTTCCTCAAAAAATACAAAAAGCAGTTTTAATGGCTACTTTTGCTCATAAAACACCATTTTTTGATGCTATAGGAACATCTTGGCAAAGAGCTTTGGATACAGGAGGCTATTCTTTGATGTTGGATGTCATGCTTCCATTTGTATTGGGTAGGCATTACTTTCAAAATCCTCTCATTCCAATAGAAATGCTCAAACATATGCGAGTTTCTAACGATTTGAGTGTTGATAGATTAAGTAAACTCATGATGGCTACTGCTATGAGTGATGATTTTCGAAAAGAGTTAGAAAATATTCACATTCCTACATTGGTTGTGTGTGGTTCAGAAGACTTATTATGCACTCCCGAGATGCATCATAATATTGTAGAATCTCTACCTAACGCTTCTTATGTTGAAATTGAAGATATAGGGCATACACTTAATTTGGAAGCTATCCCACAAACTATTTCCTTGATAAAAGATTTTATACAATAA
- a CDS encoding DNA topoisomerase IV (decatenates newly replicated chromosomal DNA and relaxes positive and negative DNA supercoiling), which produces MSKELIPVNGLFENWFLDYASYVILERAIPAIDDGLKPVQRRILHSMKQIDDGRYNKVANIIGQAMQYHPHGDAAITEAMVGLGQKDLLIDTQGNWGDVRTGDSAAASRYIEARLTKFALEVAFNPNTTEWQLSYDGRKKEPIALPMKFPLLIAQGVEGIAVGLSTKILPHNFCELIEASIDILKGKTPQIFPDFAMGGIMDISDYRAGLRGGKVKVRAKIEKLDNKTLAIREIPFSTTTTALIDSVLKAVEQGKIKIKNIVDNTAKDVEILVNLQNGISPEVTIDALYAFTDCEVSISPNACVIVNNKPIFTTVDEILKVSTEHTKDLLRQELEIQKADLLEKILYASLEKIFIENKIYRRIEESETWEAVLQTISSGLEPYKSQFYRELTEDDLVRLTEIKIKRISKFDAKKADEQMIAFRTDLDETENNLNNLTNYAIAYFKNLLKKYGKGRERKTVISTFSAIQATQVVANNTKLYVNKADGFIGYGLKKDEFVCDCSDIDDIIVFRADGKFLVTKISEKTFVGKEILHVGVFDKNDNRMTYNLVYRDGLAGTNYVKRFPIGGITRDKEYDLTKGEPKSKVLYFTANPNGEAEKLRITLSANCSAKNKVLDYDFAELDIKGRSSMGNILTKYPIKKVEKISDGVSTLGKLKISYDSVTGELNTQNRGLALGHFEGDDKILLIYKDGQYEIKNYDIRRFEPIQIALIEKFNPQKTISAIYYSGEHQQYFAKRFKIETSTQDKMFPFINEDKKSKMLLVTTNEQPQVKVTYQKPNEKLLSEFVYDLDILAELKGWKAIGNKMPIQSFKEVELVNFEPAKEKEDAQAQMSLFV; this is translated from the coding sequence ATGAGTAAAGAGCTTATACCTGTAAATGGACTTTTTGAAAACTGGTTTTTGGATTATGCATCTTATGTTATTTTGGAAAGAGCTATTCCAGCCATAGATGATGGTTTGAAACCTGTACAAAGACGTATCTTGCACTCTATGAAACAGATAGATGATGGAAGATACAACAAAGTAGCCAATATTATTGGGCAAGCCATGCAGTATCATCCACATGGAGATGCTGCTATTACTGAAGCAATGGTAGGCTTAGGACAAAAGGATTTACTCATTGATACTCAAGGGAATTGGGGTGATGTACGTACAGGTGATAGTGCTGCTGCATCTCGTTATATTGAGGCTCGCCTGACCAAATTTGCTCTTGAAGTAGCCTTCAATCCCAATACTACAGAGTGGCAACTTTCTTATGATGGAAGAAAGAAAGAACCTATAGCTTTACCAATGAAGTTCCCTTTATTGATTGCACAAGGTGTAGAGGGTATTGCAGTAGGACTTTCTACTAAAATTTTACCTCATAATTTTTGTGAGTTGATAGAAGCTTCCATTGATATCTTAAAAGGTAAAACACCTCAAATCTTCCCTGATTTTGCAATGGGTGGCATTATGGATATCAGTGATTATCGTGCGGGCTTACGAGGTGGAAAAGTGAAAGTAAGAGCTAAAATAGAAAAATTAGATAATAAAACTCTTGCTATCAGAGAAATCCCTTTTTCTACCACTACTACAGCACTTATAGATTCGGTTCTGAAAGCTGTAGAACAAGGAAAAATCAAGATTAAAAATATTGTAGATAATACAGCCAAAGATGTTGAGATTTTAGTCAATCTGCAAAATGGTATATCTCCAGAAGTAACCATTGATGCTTTGTATGCTTTTACAGATTGTGAGGTTTCCATCTCACCCAATGCTTGTGTAATTGTCAATAATAAGCCCATATTTACAACTGTTGATGAAATTTTAAAGGTTTCCACAGAGCATACCAAAGATTTATTACGCCAAGAACTTGAAATACAGAAAGCTGATTTATTAGAAAAAATTCTATATGCTTCCTTAGAAAAGATTTTTATTGAAAATAAGATTTATAGAAGAATTGAAGAATCCGAAACTTGGGAAGCTGTCTTACAGACCATTAGCTCAGGTTTAGAGCCTTACAAATCTCAATTTTATAGAGAATTGACTGAAGATGATCTTGTACGCCTCACAGAAATTAAAATCAAACGTATTTCTAAATTTGATGCGAAAAAAGCAGATGAACAAATGATTGCTTTCAGAACGGATTTGGATGAAACTGAAAACAATCTGAATAATCTTACCAATTATGCCATTGCTTATTTCAAGAATTTACTCAAGAAATATGGAAAAGGTAGAGAACGTAAAACTGTTATTTCAACTTTCTCGGCTATCCAAGCAACACAAGTAGTAGCAAACAATACAAAACTTTATGTCAATAAAGCTGATGGTTTTATTGGTTATGGCTTGAAAAAAGACGAATTTGTTTGTGATTGCTCTGATATTGACGATATTATCGTTTTCAGGGCTGATGGAAAGTTTTTGGTTACCAAAATTTCTGAAAAGACTTTTGTAGGCAAAGAAATTTTGCATGTGGGGGTTTTTGATAAAAATGACAATCGTATGACTTACAATTTGGTTTATCGAGACGGTTTGGCAGGAACAAATTATGTCAAACGTTTTCCAATTGGAGGTATTACAAGAGATAAAGAATACGATTTAACCAAAGGTGAACCCAAATCGAAAGTTTTATATTTTACAGCAAATCCAAATGGTGAAGCTGAAAAACTAAGAATCACACTTTCAGCCAATTGCAGTGCTAAAAACAAAGTTTTAGATTACGATTTTGCTGAACTTGATATCAAAGGCAGGTCGAGTATGGGAAATATTCTGACAAAATATCCCATCAAAAAAGTAGAAAAAATTTCTGATGGAGTATCTACACTTGGTAAACTCAAAATCTCTTACGATTCTGTAACAGGTGAACTCAATACTCAAAACAGAGGACTTGCTTTAGGGCATTTTGAGGGTGATGATAAGATTTTATTGATTTACAAAGATGGTCAGTACGAAATTAAAAATTATGATATTCGCCGTTTTGAGCCTATACAAATAGCTCTGATAGAGAAGTTTAACCCTCAAAAAACGATTTCAGCCATTTATTACAGTGGTGAGCACCAACAGTATTTTGCTAAGAGATTTAAAATAGAAACAAGTACCCAAGATAAGATGTTTCCTTTTATCAATGAAGACAAAAAGTCTAAAATGCTCTTAGTAACTACAAATGAACAACCTCAGGTAAAAGTTACTTACCAAAAACCCAATGAAAAACTTTTAAGTGAGTTTGTTTATGATTTAGATATTTTGGCAGAGTTAAAAGGCTGGAAAGCAATTGGTAATAAAATGCCTATTCAAAGTTTTAAAGAGGTGGAACTTGTAAACTTTGAACCTGCAAAAGAAAAAGAAGATGCTCAAGCACAAATGAGTTTGTTTGTGTAA
- a CDS encoding antibiotic ABC transporter ATP-binding protein, translated as MEPEQKKKGRIIDSQILKRLYSFTKPYKLTFYSVIFLTLFLALLGPIRPYLVQYSVDNYMNEGQEGMLLTLTMWMIALLALQSVVQYAHTFWSGWIGQTIVKDIRVRLYDKMLSLRLKFYDKTPVGRLVTRNISDIETLSTVFGDGIAAIVADILQIIAILFMMFYTNWKLTLVSLSMLPFLLITTYIFKEKVKVAFAEVRNAVANLNTFVQEHISGMNIVQIFGAEKREVEKFNDINKEHRRSNLKSVLYYSVYFPVAEIISAAGTGLIVWYGAKEVIEEQTTLGVLIAFMMYISLFFRPIRMIADRFNTLQMAIVSSERILNLLDNQEDTVENGSHKPESLEGYIQFENVWFAYNDEDYVLKNVSFEAQKGETLAFVGATGAGKSSIINLINRFYEINKGKILIDKKDIKEYDLQTLRSHIGVVLQDVFLFSGSIRENITLGDSEISDKTIWRAAELVGAKDFIERLNGGLDYQVMERGATLSVGQRQLISFVRAMVYEPEIIILDEATSSVDSETEEMIQNAINKLMKGRTAIVIAHRLSTIQHAHKIIVLDKGEIKEVGNHEELLKQNGYYTQLHQMQYKELA; from the coding sequence TTGGAACCAGAACAGAAAAAAAAAGGCAGAATCATTGATAGCCAAATACTTAAAAGGCTTTATAGCTTTACAAAACCTTATAAACTTACTTTTTATTCCGTTATATTTCTTACCTTATTTTTAGCTTTATTAGGTCCAATACGCCCTTATTTAGTTCAATATAGTGTAGATAACTACATGAACGAAGGGCAAGAAGGTATGTTACTCACTTTGACTATGTGGATGATTGCCCTGCTTGCCTTACAGTCTGTGGTACAATATGCTCACACATTTTGGTCTGGTTGGATAGGGCAAACCATTGTAAAAGATATACGAGTACGCCTTTATGATAAAATGTTGAGTTTGAGACTTAAATTTTATGATAAAACTCCTGTTGGAAGACTTGTAACACGAAATATTTCAGATATTGAAACACTTTCTACTGTATTTGGAGATGGAATAGCAGCCATTGTAGCAGATATTTTGCAAATTATCGCTATTTTGTTTATGATGTTTTATACCAACTGGAAACTCACACTGGTGAGTCTTTCTATGTTGCCTTTTTTACTTATTACCACTTATATTTTCAAAGAAAAAGTAAAAGTAGCTTTTGCAGAAGTAAGAAATGCCGTTGCAAATCTCAATACTTTTGTACAAGAGCATATTTCGGGAATGAATATTGTTCAGATATTTGGAGCAGAAAAAAGAGAAGTAGAAAAATTTAATGATATCAACAAAGAACATAGAAGGTCTAACTTAAAATCTGTTTTATATTACTCAGTATATTTCCCTGTGGCAGAGATTATTAGTGCAGCAGGTACAGGTTTGATTGTATGGTATGGAGCAAAAGAAGTTATTGAAGAACAAACTACTTTGGGTGTCCTGATTGCCTTCATGATGTATATATCTCTGTTTTTTAGACCCATCCGAATGATTGCTGATAGATTCAATACACTCCAAATGGCAATTGTAAGTTCTGAACGTATCCTTAATTTATTGGATAACCAAGAAGATACTGTTGAAAATGGTTCTCATAAACCTGAAAGTTTAGAAGGCTATATCCAATTTGAAAACGTATGGTTTGCTTATAATGACGAAGATTACGTACTCAAAAATGTTTCTTTTGAAGCTCAAAAAGGTGAAACCCTTGCATTTGTGGGTGCTACGGGTGCAGGAAAATCCTCTATCATCAATTTGATTAATCGTTTTTATGAAATCAACAAAGGTAAAATACTGATTGATAAAAAAGACATCAAAGAGTACGATTTACAGACGCTTCGCTCTCATATTGGTGTCGTTTTACAAGATGTATTTTTGTTTTCAGGTTCTATCAGAGAAAATATTACTTTGGGTGATTCCGAAATTTCTGATAAAACCATTTGGAGAGCAGCCGAACTAGTTGGTGCTAAAGATTTTATTGAACGCCTGAACGGCGGACTCGACTATCAGGTGATGGAACGTGGAGCTACCCTTTCGGTAGGGCAACGCCAGCTTATTTCGTTTGTCAGGGCGATGGTTTACGAACCTGAAATCATTATTTTGGACGAAGCGACCTCTTCTGTGGACTCCGAAACCGAAGAAATGATACAAAATGCTATCAATAAACTCATGAAAGGCAGAACAGCCATCGTGATTGCCCATAGACTTTCTACCATTCAGCATGCTCATAAAATTATTGTTTTGGATAAAGGGGAAATCAAAGAAGTAGGTAACCATGAGGAACTACTCAAACAAAACGGTTATTATACCCAACTTCACCAAATGCAGTATAAAGAATTGGCTTAG
- a CDS encoding histidinol dehydrogenase: MKVIKNPSHNTWANILKRPVQSNIDIIEQIKPILEEIKENGDKAARKYNLKFDKYVGSLLVSEEEMKNAEKKLPKELKQAIEQAYQNIYTFHKPQFSKKVSKIETMDGVVCWRKSIGIEKVGLYIPGGTAPLFSTVLMLGVPAQIAGCQEVILCSPPKGEHLHPAILFAAKLVGIKKIFKIGGVQAIGAMAYGTESIPKVYKIFGPGNQYVTAAKQYVLQESVAIDMPAGPSEVMVWADDSAVADFVAADLLSQAEHGVDSQVILLTTSEKFAEKAKKAVEKQLRQLPRQEIAKKALDNSKIIIVEDEDTALKISNLYAPEHLILAIKNAEKIAEKIINAGSVFIGNYTPESAGDYASGTNHTLPTNGYAVAYSGVSVDSFVKKVTFQKISKKGLANIGSTIELMAEAEELFAHKNAVSIRLKHKK, translated from the coding sequence ATGAAAGTTATTAAAAATCCATCTCATAATACGTGGGCTAATATCTTGAAACGCCCCGTTCAGAGCAATATTGACATCATAGAACAAATTAAGCCTATTTTGGAAGAAATAAAAGAAAATGGTGATAAAGCAGCTCGCAAGTATAATTTAAAATTTGATAAATATGTAGGTAGTTTGCTTGTATCAGAAGAAGAAATGAAAAATGCTGAAAAGAAACTCCCTAAAGAGCTCAAACAAGCCATTGAACAAGCCTATCAGAATATTTATACATTCCACAAGCCTCAATTTTCTAAAAAAGTTTCTAAAATAGAAACAATGGATGGTGTGGTCTGTTGGAGAAAAAGCATTGGTATTGAAAAAGTAGGTTTATACATCCCTGGAGGTACTGCTCCTTTGTTCTCTACAGTTTTAATGCTGGGTGTTCCTGCTCAGATTGCAGGTTGTCAAGAGGTTATTTTATGTAGCCCTCCTAAAGGTGAACACTTACACCCTGCTATTTTATTTGCAGCTAAATTGGTAGGTATCAAGAAAATATTTAAAATAGGAGGCGTACAAGCTATTGGAGCAATGGCTTATGGAACAGAAAGTATTCCTAAAGTTTATAAAATTTTTGGACCAGGTAATCAATATGTAACTGCTGCCAAACAGTATGTATTACAAGAGAGTGTAGCCATCGATATGCCAGCAGGACCTTCGGAAGTAATGGTTTGGGCGGATGATTCAGCTGTAGCTGATTTCGTGGCTGCTGACTTACTTTCACAAGCTGAACATGGTGTAGATAGTCAGGTAATTTTATTGACAACTTCAGAAAAATTTGCCGAAAAAGCTAAAAAAGCTGTTGAAAAACAGTTAAGACAACTTCCCAGACAAGAAATTGCAAAAAAAGCTTTGGATAATAGCAAAATCATCATTGTTGAAGATGAAGATACAGCCTTAAAAATTAGCAACTTGTATGCTCCTGAACATCTCATTTTAGCTATTAAAAATGCTGAAAAAATAGCTGAAAAAATTATCAATGCAGGTTCTGTATTTATCGGTAATTATACTCCTGAAAGTGCTGGTGATTATGCTTCAGGTACAAACCATACTTTGCCTACTAATGGCTATGCAGTTGCTTATAGTGGTGTTTCTGTAGATAGTTTTGTGAAGAAAGTAACTTTCCAAAAAATTTCTAAAAAAGGTTTAGCAAATATCGGTTCGACTATTGAATTGATGGCAGAAGCTGAAGAGCTATTTGCTCACAAAAATGCAGTGTCTATTCGTTTAAAGCACAAAAAATAA